A stretch of Triticum aestivum cultivar Chinese Spring chromosome 1D, IWGSC CS RefSeq v2.1, whole genome shotgun sequence DNA encodes these proteins:
- the LOC123180330 gene encoding uncharacterized protein, with translation MQLPITLVQLWNEWEIRLLVLLSFTLQLFLFFTGGRRRRSSNKLLRFSIWLAYLGADMIAFYTLGQISRLGDSINSRDPFTGTMSLAFFWAPFLLVHLGGQDTITAFSSEDNNLWLRHFLNLLVEVSLALYVFWKSMGNNNQLLVPAMFVFVSGIIKYWERIWALKYGSKTDLNSTTSNYENNQLPLLSVEQDRYCDIVCYALHTARYIRGFLAGRATFQMGHEIRFTLVEYFGRFAEHGAKLKIIEMELAIIYDDLYTKAVLFRTWTGSIFRCVVHISTVVAFVLFYANRKESYSRVDIAITYALLIGSIFMELVSIFMAMVSPWAWAFLKARNFHWLTNLFWSIFNIVQPEKRLWWSDSMGQYNLLRSIFCIESPTIGMIRNIINSVGLAKVWKHLRHTKDVKAKKKIMECVVQWLDKQDRFKDLATGMRPKLGTELELILRGPFEHAILQLHLFTDYHIRGLLAEEGSPLHNKGDRSDLASICEEISNYMIYLLVVNPSMLPVSTTAEDTLALFPEKIFSTGRGGVRDMSILVLDRLKLFVLKICNYFVKESSTDRTTAPADLGLDLPLSTSQKHIREVLHKDWTAAGEIEGKILLGARALLDFPDSELTIDELLAEIKEIWIRLLVYAAGKSHAEAHAQQMSRGGGELLTFVWLLMAAHYELGDVARRLDLVSSSSGAGEGDRLFAFNFPS, from the coding sequence ATGCAATTGCCAATTACATTGGTGCAGCTATGGAACGAGTGGGAAATCAGGTTGCTTGTGCTTCTCAGTTTTACACTGCAACTATTCCTCTTCTTCACAGGGGGGCGTAGGCGACGAAGCAGTAACAAATTGCTAAGATTCTCTATTTGGTTGGCTTATTTGGGGGCAGACATGATTGCATTTTACACTCTTGGTCAGATCTCTCGACTTGGAGATTCTATCAATAGTAGGGATCCGTTTACAGGGACCATGTCTTTGGCATTCTTTTGGGCACCTTTCCTTCTTGTTCATCTTGGCGGACAAGACACTATTACTGCCTTTTCATCTGAGGATAACAATTTGTGGCTAAGGCATTTTCTGAATCTTTTAGTTGAAGTCAGCCTTGCATTATATGTCTTTTGGAAATCAATGGGGAACAACAATCAGCTTTTAGTTCCAGCCATGTTTGTCTTTGTTTCTGGAATAATTAAGTACTGGGAGAGGATATGGGCTCTCAAGTATGGGAGTAAGACTGACCTTAATAGCACCACTAGTAACTATGAAAATAATCAATTGCCACTACTAAGTGTTGAGCAAGATAGATACTGTGACATTGTTTGCTATGCTCTCCACACAGCACGCTACATTCGGGGATTCCTTGCAGGGCGGGCGACCTTTCAGATGGGGCATGAAATTCGGTTTACATTAGTAGAATATTTTGGAAGATTTGCAGAGCATGGGGCAAAACTTAAGATTATTGAGATGGAGCTCGCTATTATATATGATGACCTCTACACCAAGGCTGTTCTGTTTAGGACATGGACAGGTAGCATATTTCGCTGTGTTGTGCATATCTCTACAGTGGTTGCTTTTGTGCTCTTCTACGCAAACAGGAAAGAAAGCTATAGCAGAGTGGATATTGCAATAACATATGCATTACTCATTGGTAGCATTTTTATGGAACTTGTTTCAATTTTTATGGCAATGGTATCACCATGGGCATGGGCATTCTTGAAAGCACGGAATTTTCACTGGCTTACCAACTTGTTCTGGTCTATCTTCAACATTGTTCAGCCAGAGAAGAGGCTGTGGTGGTCAGATTCCATGGGGCAATATAACCTTCTGCGCTCCATATTCTGTATTGAATCACCAACCATTGGCATGATCAGAAATATCATAAATTCTGTTGGTTTGGCTAAGGTCTGGAAGCACTTACGGCACACCAAGGATGTCAAAGCTAAGAAGAAGATCATGGAATGTGTGGTGCAGTGGTTGGACAAGCAGGATCGTTTCAAAGACTTGGCAACAGGGATGAGGCCTAAACTTGGCACAGAGTTGGAGTTGATACTGCGCGGACCTTTTGAGCATGCCATACTCCAACTACATTTATTTACAGATTATCATATAAGGGGTCTACTTGCTGAGGAGGGATCACCTCTACACAACAAAGGAGATAGATCAGATCTTGCGAGCATATGTGAGGAAATATCAAATTACATGATCTATCTTCTTGTTGTAAACCCTTCCATGTTACCAGTCAGTACCACTGCAGAAGATACACTTGCATTGTTCCCAGAGAAAATATTCTCTACCGGCAGGGGTGGTGTCAGAGATATGTCAATCCTTGTGCTGGATAGACTTAAGCTATTTGTCCTAAAGATTTGTAATTACTTTGTGAAGGAGTCTTCAACAGATAGGACAACAGCCCCTGCAGACCTAGGCCTGGATCTTCCCCTGTCTACCAGCCAGAAACATATTCGAGAAGTGCTACATAAGGATTGGACGGCTGCTGGAGAAATTGAAGGCAAAATACTGTTGGGTGCCCGAGCTTTATTGGACTTTCCAGATTCTGAATTGACCATCGATGAATTATTGGCGGAGATCAAAGAAATATGGATAAGGCTGCTTGTTTATGCAGCAGGCAAGTCACACGCAGAGGCACATGCACAACAGATGAGCAGAGGAGGAGGGGAGCTGCTCACATTTGTTTGGTTACTCATGGCTGCCCACTATGAGCTCGGTGATGTTGCTCGCAGGCTCGATCTTGTTTCATCGTCATCTGGTGCTGGAGAGGGAGATCGGCTTTTCGCCTTCAATTTTCCATCTTAA